Proteins encoded together in one Impatiens glandulifera chromosome 1, dImpGla2.1, whole genome shotgun sequence window:
- the LOC124920866 gene encoding purple acid phosphatase 18-like has translation MVKLAYLIAEFLLIAAAAIVNCDYVRPQPRKLLNFPLSGHPSPYPQQVHISLAGEAHIRVSWITKSEHHQASSIVQYGTSTNNYTSVAQGETTSYTYLLYKSGKIHHTVIGPLKHDTIYYYRCGGLGSEFNFKTPPSKYPLTFAVAGDLGQSGWTKTTLEHIKHCEYDVYLLPGDLSYADHIQSRWDTFGKLVQPLASSRPWMVTEGNHEKESIKLVEDGFVSYNSRWKMPFEESGSSSNHYYSFDVAGVHVIMLSCYTMYDTYSDQYRWLKTDLLKVDRMKKRPWLVVVFHVPWYNSNYAHHGEGDNMMTTIEPLLYGASVDIVIAGHVHAYERSVRVYNGRLNPCGAVHITIGDGGNREGLAYKYVKPRPEWSVFREASFGHGELRIVNSTHAFWSWHRNQDDESKMSDQTWITSLSGLGGGGCLKNNKKEEHETE, from the exons ATGGTAAAGTTGGCATATCTTATAGCAGAGTTCCTATTGATTGCAGCTGCTGCCATTGTAAACTGCGATTATGTCCGTCCTCAGCCCAGAAAGCTCCTGAACTTCCCCTTGAGCGGACATCCTTCTCCATACCCCCAACAG GTGCATATCTCGTTGGCAGGTGAAGCACACATCCGAGTGAGTTGGATAACAAAGAGTGAACATCATCAAGCTTCATCTATAGTTCAATACGGAACTTCCACAAATAATTACACCAGTGTAGCCCAAGGAGAAACCACTTCATACACTTATCTACTCTACAAATCAGGAAAGATTCATCATACTGTAATCGGCCCATTGAAACATGACACTATCTATTATTATAGATGTGGAGGATTAGGTTCCGAATTCAACTTTAAAACCCCTCCATCTAAATACCCATTAACTTTTGCTGTGGCCGGTGATTTAGGTCAGTCCGGTTGGACTAAAACAACACTTGAACACATCAAACATTGTGAGTACGATGTTTACCTTCTCCCTGGAGACTTGTCCTACGCCGATCATATTCAGTCTAGATGGGACACGTTTGGCAAGCTAGTTCAGCCTTTGGCTAGTTCGAGGCCTTGGATGGTAACAGAAGGTAACCATGAAAAGGAAAGTATTAAGTTAGTTGAAGATGGCTTTGTGTCGTATAATTCTAGATGGAAGATGCCGTTTGAGGAGAGTGGATCGAGTTCGAATCATTATTATTCGTTTGATGTTGCCGGAGTTCATGTTATCATGCTTAGCTGTTACACCATGTACGATACGTATTCTGATCAATACAGATGGCTGAAGACTGATCTCTTGAAAGTGGATAGAATGAAGAAAAGGCCTTGGCTGGTTGTAGTGTTTCATGTTCCATGGTATAACAGTAATTATGCTCATCATGGTGAAGGGGATAATATGATGACCACAATAGAACCGTTGTTATATGGTGCCAGTGTAGACATTGTTATTGCCGGCCACGTGCATGCTTATGAGCGCTCA GTACGTGTGTATAATGGAAGATTGAATCCTTGTGGTGCTGTCCATATTACAATTGGTGATGGAGGGAATAGAGAAGGTTTAGCATACAA GTATGTAAAGCCACGGCCTGAATGGTCTGTTTTCAGAGAAGCAAGCTTCGGCCATGGCGAGCTGAGGATAGTCAACTCAACTCACGCATTTTGGAGTTGGCATAGAAATCAAGATGATGAATCCAAGATGTCAGATCAGACATGGATTACCTCTTTGTCTGGATTAGGAGGAGGAGGATGTCTTAAGAACAACAAGAAGGAAGAACATGAAACAGAATGA